GTGGACGATCTATCTCTAAGTCCCAAAGTGGTTGGTCGCCATGCATGTCCAGCCCGCCAAACCAGAAGCCTTCGTCTTTAAGGGTGCTAATAGCTTGGTTAAGATTGCCGGCCCTTACAATGGGGATGCGTCCGGCTGTACCGGCGGATGTTTTATGAACAGTGGCATTTATCGGGGCCTGGCGATGCTTAGGAATCAAGACAGCAGAAATGCCGGCAGCGGCTGCAGTACGGAGGATGGCTCCAAAATTACCGGGGTCTTCAATTTCATCGAGCAGTAAAATGGCAGGATTCGAATCAGTGTCAACAGTCTCGAGCCACTCACCAAAATCGTGATATGATGCTTTGCTTATTTGTGCAACTACGCCCTGGTCGTTTACTTTTCCAACCATCCGGTAAAGCTTTTTACCCGGCACGTGGGAAATGGGAATACGGTGTCTGGAAGCCCGATCAAAAATAGTGCTTAACTCATTATCTCGTACCGAATTGCGTACAAAAATTTTTTCGACTTCTTCAGCTTTGTTCTTTAATCTTTCGCGAACCGTATTGCGTCCAAAAATATATAAATTTTCACTGTCTTCGGGCATAGTTGTAACATAGGTTGAAAAAATGAGAATTTCCCTTAACTTACAACTGTTACATCGCTTATAAAAAGGGGATTTACTGCTTATTAAAAAAGGGGATTTACTATTATGGATGAACAACACTCTAGGCGGTGGGTAGAACTTGGCCATACCCAAGCCAATAATAAATCTGATCGCAGGTCGGTTTTTTCATATTTTGCCCGACGTATTCATTCGCGCCATATGCTATATATGATGGGCGGACTGTCACAGGTAGTATTAGGATTGTCTGTCATTACGGTAGCAATACTGGGGCTCATTAAACCACTTTGGATTTCGGTATGTTTAACTATGGCAGCAAGCATAACAGTAATTATAGGA
The sequence above is a segment of the Fodinibius salinus genome. Coding sequences within it:
- the rlmB gene encoding 23S rRNA (guanosine(2251)-2'-O)-methyltransferase RlmB; this encodes MPEDSENLYIFGRNTVRERLKNKAEEVEKIFVRNSVRDNELSTIFDRASRHRIPISHVPGKKLYRMVGKVNDQGVVAQISKASYHDFGEWLETVDTDSNPAILLLDEIEDPGNFGAILRTAAAAGISAVLIPKHRQAPINATVHKTSAGTAGRIPIVRAGNLNQAISTLKDEGFWFGGLDMHGDQPLWDLEIDRPLAFVVGNEGSGISQKTLEHCDYTFRIPMENDVESLNASVSAALICYEWNRKT